A single region of the Betta splendens chromosome 12, fBetSpl5.4, whole genome shotgun sequence genome encodes:
- the syk gene encoding tyrosine-protein kinase SYK isoform X3 — protein MPMDTEVYESPYADPDELRSSKVDRSHLYLEDGVLGSGNFGTVMKGIYKMRKTEKTVAVKILKNDDDNPAVRDEMLREANVMQQLDNPYIVRMIGICEAENLMLVMELAELGPLNKFLQKNKQTSMKNITELVHQVSMGMKYLEEHNFVHRDLAARNVLLVTQHYAKISDFGLSKAVAEDQNYYTAKCHGKWPVKWYAPECINYFKFSSKSDVWSFGVLMWEAYSFGQKPYKGLKGNDVMQMIESGKRMDAPLNCPEEMYELMRTCWTYKTEERPGFSVVEPRLREYYYDIAQ, from the exons ATGCCCATGGACACAGAGGTGTATGAGAGTCCATACGCCGACCCTGACGAGCTCAGGAGCTCCAAGGTGGATCGCTCCCACCTCTACCTGGAGGACGGGGTACTGGGCTCTGGGAACTTTGGTACAGTCATGAAGGGAATCTACAAGATGAGGAA GACCGAGAAGACGGTCGCGGTCAAGATCCTGAAGAACGACGACGACAACCCGGCCGTGCGTGACGAAATGCTGCGGGAAGCCAACGtcatgcagcagctggacaaCCCCTACATCGTCCGGATGATCGGCATCTGCGAGGCGGAGAACCTGATGCTGGTGATGGAGCTGGCCGAGCTCGGGCCGCTCAACAAGttcctgcagaagaacaa GCAAACGAGCATGAAGAACATCACGGAGCTGGTCCACCAGGTCTCCATGGGCATGAAGTACCTGGAGGAGCACAACTTCGTCCACAGGGACCTGGCTGCCAGGAACGTCCTGCTGGTGACGCAGCACTACGCCAAGATCAGCGACTTCGGCCTGTCCAAGGCCGTGGCCGAGGACCAGAACTACTACACG GCCAAGTGTCATGGGAAGTGGCCGGTGAAGTGGTACGCTCCAGAGTGCATCAACTACTTCAAGTTCTCATCCAAAAGTGACGTGTGGAGCTTTGGGGTCCTCATGTGGGAGGCCTACTCCTTCGGCCAGAAGCCCTACAAG GGATTGAAGGGAAATGATGTCATGCAAATGATTGAGAGCGGGAAACGTATGGACGCTCCCCTCAACTGCCCAGAGGAGATGTATGAGCTCATGAGGACCTGCTGGACCTACAA GACGGAGGAGAGACCTGGATTCTCGGTCGTGGAGCCGCGGTTACGAGAGTATTATTATGACATTGCACAGTAA